The following coding sequences are from one Rhineura floridana isolate rRhiFlo1 chromosome 2, rRhiFlo1.hap2, whole genome shotgun sequence window:
- the LOC133377869 gene encoding BTB/POZ domain-containing protein 6 isoform X1 yields MSLDHGCFHGRIMKCLTFFLLLPEALKKSKKSVRASGKGPACYEVAPLALKKKMAAELYPASANTNLANSNNAAAANSKKNALQLQQSAQPPPPPPLQNLNNNNVESANWQSFHPTLRERNALMFNNELMADVHFIVGPVGAAKKVPAHKYVLAVGSSVFYAMFYGDLAEVKSEIHIPDVEPAAFLILLKYMYSDEIDLEADTVLATLYAAKKYIVPALAKACVNFLETSLEAKNACVLLSQSRLFEEPELTQRCWEVIDAQAEMALKSEGFCEIDHQTLEIIVTREALNTKEVVVFEAVLNWAEAECKRQGLPITPRNKRNVLGKALYLVRIPTMTLEEFANGAAQSDILTLEERHNIFLWYTAANKPKLEFPLTKRKGLAPQRCHRFQSSAYRSNQWRYRGRCDSIQFAVDKRIFIAGLGLYGSSCGKAEYSVKIELKRLGAVLAQNLTKFTSDGSSNTFSVWFEHPVQVEQDTFYNVSAILDGNELSYFGQEGMTEVQCGKVTFQFQCSSDSTNGTGVQGGQIPELIFYA; encoded by the exons ATGTCACTGGACCATGGTTGCTTCCATGGCCGGATCATGAAGTGTTTGACTTTCTTTCTTCTGCTTCCAGAGGCCTTGAAGAAGTCCAAAAAGAGCGTCCGGGCCAGCGGCAAGGGGCCAGCATGCTATGAGGTAGCGCCCCTGGCCCTCAAGAAGAAGATGGCTGCGGAACTTTACCCTGCCAGCGCCAACACCAATCTTGCCAACAGCAATAACGCCGCCGCCGCTAACAGCAAGAAAAACGCCCTTCAGCTCCAGCAGAGCGCGCAGCCCCCGCCCCCGCCGCCGCTCCAAAacctcaacaacaacaacgtggAAAGCGCCAACTGGCAGTCCTTCCACCCCACCCTGCGAGAGAG GAACGCACTCATGTTCAATAACGAACTTATGGCTGACGTGCATTTTATTGTGGGCCCAGTGGGGGCAGCCAAGAAAGTTCCTGCTCACAAG TATGTTTTGGCGGTTGGTAGCTCTGTCTTCTACGCAATGTTTTATGGAGATCTTGCAGAGGTCAAATCTGAGATCCATATACCAGATgtggaacctgcagccttccttATCTTATTAAA gtACATGTACAGCGATGAAATCGACCTGGAAGCAGATACTGTGCTTGCTACTTTGTATGCAGCCAAGAAATACATTGTCCCAGCATTAGCAAAAGCTTGTGTCAATTTCCTGGAGACCAGTCTAGAAGCCAAGAATGCTTGCGTCCTGCTGTCTCAGAGCAGACTCTTTGAAGAGCCGGAGCTCACACAGCGCTGCTGGGAAGTCATTGACGCTCAAGCTGAAATGGCACTAAAATCGGAGGGTTTCTGCGAAATAGATCACCAGACGCTAGAGATCATTGTGACAAGGGAAGCACTGAACACGAAAGAGGTTGTAGTATTTGAGGCAGTTCTGAACTGGGCTGAGGCTGAATGCAAGAGACAAGGGCTGCCAATTACACCAAGGAACAAGCGGAATGTATTGGGCAAAGCTTTATACTTGGTACGGATTCCAACCATGACTTTGGAAGAGTTTGCCAACGGTGCAGCACAGTCTGACATCCTAACCCTTGAGGAAAGGCATAATATTTTCTTATGGTATACTGCTGCAAATAAACCTAAGCTAGAATTTCCACTAACAAAAAGGAAAGGACTTGCACCTCAAAGGTGCCATCGATTTCAATCCTCTGCCTATCGTAGCAACCAGTGGAGGTACCGAGGGCGGTGTGACAGCATCCAGTTTGCTGTAGATAAAAGGATATTTATAGCCGGACTGGGGTTGTATGGGTCAAGTTGTGGAAAAGCTGAATACAGCGTCAAAATCGAACTAAAGCGGCTAGGAGCTGTTCTCGCCCAGAACCTGACAAAGTTTACCTCTGATGGATCTAGTAACACTTTCTCAGTATGGTTTGAGCATCCTGTGCAAGTTGAGCAAGACACCTTTTACAATGTAAGCGCCATTCTGGATGGCAATGAACTGAGTTATTTTGGACAAGAGGGAATGACAGAAGTACAATGTGGGAAAGTGACCTTCCAGTTCCAGTGCTCCTCAGACAGCACCAATGGCACAGGAGTACAAGGAGGACAAATACCTGAACTCATTTTCTATGCATGA
- the LOC133377869 gene encoding BTB/POZ domain-containing protein 6 isoform X2 — translation MAAELYPASANTNLANSNNAAAANSKKNALQLQQSAQPPPPPPLQNLNNNNVESANWQSFHPTLRERNALMFNNELMADVHFIVGPVGAAKKVPAHKYVLAVGSSVFYAMFYGDLAEVKSEIHIPDVEPAAFLILLKYMYSDEIDLEADTVLATLYAAKKYIVPALAKACVNFLETSLEAKNACVLLSQSRLFEEPELTQRCWEVIDAQAEMALKSEGFCEIDHQTLEIIVTREALNTKEVVVFEAVLNWAEAECKRQGLPITPRNKRNVLGKALYLVRIPTMTLEEFANGAAQSDILTLEERHNIFLWYTAANKPKLEFPLTKRKGLAPQRCHRFQSSAYRSNQWRYRGRCDSIQFAVDKRIFIAGLGLYGSSCGKAEYSVKIELKRLGAVLAQNLTKFTSDGSSNTFSVWFEHPVQVEQDTFYNVSAILDGNELSYFGQEGMTEVQCGKVTFQFQCSSDSTNGTGVQGGQIPELIFYA, via the exons ATGGCTGCGGAACTTTACCCTGCCAGCGCCAACACCAATCTTGCCAACAGCAATAACGCCGCCGCCGCTAACAGCAAGAAAAACGCCCTTCAGCTCCAGCAGAGCGCGCAGCCCCCGCCCCCGCCGCCGCTCCAAAacctcaacaacaacaacgtggAAAGCGCCAACTGGCAGTCCTTCCACCCCACCCTGCGAGAGAG GAACGCACTCATGTTCAATAACGAACTTATGGCTGACGTGCATTTTATTGTGGGCCCAGTGGGGGCAGCCAAGAAAGTTCCTGCTCACAAG TATGTTTTGGCGGTTGGTAGCTCTGTCTTCTACGCAATGTTTTATGGAGATCTTGCAGAGGTCAAATCTGAGATCCATATACCAGATgtggaacctgcagccttccttATCTTATTAAA gtACATGTACAGCGATGAAATCGACCTGGAAGCAGATACTGTGCTTGCTACTTTGTATGCAGCCAAGAAATACATTGTCCCAGCATTAGCAAAAGCTTGTGTCAATTTCCTGGAGACCAGTCTAGAAGCCAAGAATGCTTGCGTCCTGCTGTCTCAGAGCAGACTCTTTGAAGAGCCGGAGCTCACACAGCGCTGCTGGGAAGTCATTGACGCTCAAGCTGAAATGGCACTAAAATCGGAGGGTTTCTGCGAAATAGATCACCAGACGCTAGAGATCATTGTGACAAGGGAAGCACTGAACACGAAAGAGGTTGTAGTATTTGAGGCAGTTCTGAACTGGGCTGAGGCTGAATGCAAGAGACAAGGGCTGCCAATTACACCAAGGAACAAGCGGAATGTATTGGGCAAAGCTTTATACTTGGTACGGATTCCAACCATGACTTTGGAAGAGTTTGCCAACGGTGCAGCACAGTCTGACATCCTAACCCTTGAGGAAAGGCATAATATTTTCTTATGGTATACTGCTGCAAATAAACCTAAGCTAGAATTTCCACTAACAAAAAGGAAAGGACTTGCACCTCAAAGGTGCCATCGATTTCAATCCTCTGCCTATCGTAGCAACCAGTGGAGGTACCGAGGGCGGTGTGACAGCATCCAGTTTGCTGTAGATAAAAGGATATTTATAGCCGGACTGGGGTTGTATGGGTCAAGTTGTGGAAAAGCTGAATACAGCGTCAAAATCGAACTAAAGCGGCTAGGAGCTGTTCTCGCCCAGAACCTGACAAAGTTTACCTCTGATGGATCTAGTAACACTTTCTCAGTATGGTTTGAGCATCCTGTGCAAGTTGAGCAAGACACCTTTTACAATGTAAGCGCCATTCTGGATGGCAATGAACTGAGTTATTTTGGACAAGAGGGAATGACAGAAGTACAATGTGGGAAAGTGACCTTCCAGTTCCAGTGCTCCTCAGACAGCACCAATGGCACAGGAGTACAAGGAGGACAAATACCTGAACTCATTTTCTATGCATGA